TATTTTATAACGAATAATGTCGGTTCTATAATTTTAATCGCAATGTTTTACAGCTCTTTAATTTGAGAGCAAGTTTGCTGAAGCGAAACGTGTAGCCAGAATTCTGAAGCCGAAACGTGCCAGAAGTAAACACGTTACAAAACCAACATGCTTTCTAAAGTCAGATAACTATGAGAAAATACTAGAAACTGTTAGTTTCAAGCTTCatagtgtgtttttatttgttcatatatTACGCAACAATAACTTCTGTATGTATAATGCAAATGTATTTCCATATTTACATGTCATGTTAGTTGAAACGTGGAGTTGTGCTATTTCTGTAATTAGTAGCATATAACGTTAGCTAAAATATTTTGTTAGCTATTTGGATTTTgaatattaaaaacttaaaaataagcaGACCTATTTATCTAAAATTGTGCTGTAATTGTTGTATTAATATGTACTATTTGATatagtttaattattaaaataattgtgcGTTTCTAGCTGGATAAAAGTAATGCTAATGCACAGTTGAGGCACATTTTGTCCCACCTACATTTCTTATAAAACACAATTCAATGCTCAACCCTCATTTAATACTATTAAAGTGACACAATTTAATCACAATGTTCTGTCTCTTTAGAGATTTTCAGACCCTAAAACATATTGAGGCTAAATACTAAATCAACAGGTGCTTTTAGTGTATTTAGACTTATTtcttatttaatgacattttataatATGTGTACCATTTACTTTTGTCTCATATTTTCATGCCATATTactataatatattgtttttgaaTATTATTGACATTGAAATGTATTGTTTCTACGTAATTAGTAGGACAGTTACTAGATTAAAAGCCATTTGGGATTTTAAAATTCAAGGATTTTAAAAAGCTTGAACTCGTTAAAGAGTTCATAATTTTTGCTACAGGTAGCACTTTACAACAATGCTTGTTTGTGAACATTAGGTCATGTATTAGCTAACAAACTAACAGCAATATATTTATAGTGGTTAGTAATCTttaacattagtaaataaatagTTGACAGTACATTAAAGCTAACAAATGTACTCtgcattataataatgtaataattgaagctagttaaattaaaattttcaatgtctgggtaaaaaactacttttttccctattaaacacaatatattttattttaaaaatgttgatggTTTTAAAttcttgactttttcaaaccttaaaaacggttatcgtcccatgcctaatagcAATGGTATGCTATTAAAGATTATACATAAGGCAGCACATTTCATCCCAACTAAAAGCTCAAgcacattcataaaaataataaaaagttatgtTAAAATAAGTTTCTTTGAATAGcttattaaaaatgtgaaaagaTTGCATGAGTGATGTCTATCTGTTGTCTAAAAGGGAGGGAAAAATAAAGAAGATGTGTTTTCCGGAGGTCTGTCAAGATAATGAATGTGCTTTTGTGAGACTTGAAACAGGTAAACAAACCCTTTATAAATGTCACTAACTAGTCATCATTGATGTCACCTCAGGGTGTTTTTAAGTTTCTTGTGTTGAAATCTATTACCATTCAGAGGCAGGAAGGGATGTTTACGGACTGTGCTGCTCTTCCATTAAGTACTTgttacaagtttaaaaaaaaaatatatatatatttgttaaacaattataaagtcTTTAAATATATGTTTGTCGACATTTTTCGACAGATCTAATTAAATTGTTCTTGATAGTTCACACAAATGAGCATTTCCTCGCCATCAAgtggttcaaaacttttttttgaatttttcttctgttgaacattaaagaagatattcttaagaatataCAGGAAAGCAACAGCCGGTGACATCCTTAGTTCAAACAAACAttcctatggatgtcagtggctgtttgttccaaaattcttcaatatacttttctttgtgttcaacagaagaaagaagctgaACAAGTTAAGGATGAGTAAAGCATTTTCATTTTCAGTTGAACTCTCTcctaaaaaatgtaacaatttctaTGATGTGGTTAATATTTCTGTCTGTTTCTTATGTACCAAAAGCCAAAATACCTAGCTTAAATTTAGCAGGAATAGTAGTTGTGCTAGTCTACTTTTGTAAATGATTATGCCACATATCTAATTATAATTTTTGAAATTTataatttttgaattttttttttaaatttataatttttgaaATGTATAATTTTTGAAAGCTCTGGAGCTTCAAAGTTAGGTTTGTTTTTCTGGATTTGTTCTAAGGATGTTCATTTCGGTCAGTTTTGCCAACCGACAATTGCTGCTCAATTACCGAATATTaatggttaactggtcagattaatataaaattttttaattaaaaaaataattgacatgtatattttgtgtctgacacacaaaaaaaaaatactgattaattttaacaTGAACAACTGTACATCTTCAAGAACTTGCCTTatttccaacagcatagaaaaacagaataaactaaataaaaagaatctAATAAACCTACCTGTCAACCATTGGATTTGAAAATATGGGATAACCCCCACCCTAACCTGACCCTAAACTTACCCAACCTCCCCTCTCTGCACCCTCGTCACcgaaaaaaaaagtttccacagattactaaatatgtttatctggagctgtttcattgtaaataaatagttGACACGATCAGTaatttgtttcattattattgttatttttgtcattattattattattatttaaaaaggatGTAACAAGTTTAGATTAGTAAAACctgcaaataaattaaacagtttaGCATCTATTTATCAATATGGAATGCGTCTGACAGTCACGCTCTGCTTACATGAACTGTTTTGATGATCGCAAAATCTCatcgtttttatatatatatatatatatatatatatacatatatatatatatatatatatatatatatatatatatatatatatatatatatatatatatatatatatatatatatatataaactggaaGCACAGAAcaaattcacatttaagagcaagcaGCATTCCCCGGTGGTTCAGCGGTATGGGTTACTTATAGGAAGGAttgactctttaatgtttattgccacccttttattgaaaatacagtagaaatacaggaaaatactttTACGGGATTTCAGCGGGATATAATTGTAAAATACAAGACAATaccaggaaaaacaggagggttgacaggtatttaaataaataatcatgccCTTGATATTTTTCCTTGAATAATAGGTTTAggttacaaaacgaaaacactaaCTGAATCCTTCATATGCTGTTTGtgcagtcatttatttatttttttcttcgtcaaataaaaatagcaggctacctcaaatcaATTGCTCCAcagaaaatatgtatttaatcaaCAGAAactccgcctctgctttcatttgattaaagaatgatatatatatatatatatatatatgtctttttatcgtttaactgataccattaataaAACGCACTCATTTGGTTAACAGTTAAATGGTTATTTTGAGCAtccttattttgtattttgtatttcataGGTATGTAATTTGAGCGTGTTCATTTATTGATTGCTTTTTTAATCTTATTAAATTAGAGGATGATCCCTTTTATGAATTCAATATGAATTGTTTTGGGAAACCAATTCTTAACTGCTGCATTTGTGTGCTGTTGTCTGCAGAAGTTTGAACATGCAAAAAAACAACCTTCACTCACAAGAAAAATCACCTGTCGGAGCTTCTTCTCAGGTACCTGTGAAATACTTTTCTCTCATATGTGGTTGTTCTCTATTTCTGTCCTTGTAGCCACTAATTATGTTTGACTTCTCCCAGATGTACAGTGATACAATCCTAGAAAGCGACCCATATATATGAGAAAATGTACCATGGCAAAGACCAGCTAAACGGCCACCTGCAGACCCACGACCCCAACAAGCAGGAGCTGCGCTGCGAGGAATGCGGGAAGCATTACAACACTCGCCTGGGTCTGAGACGCCACGTGGCCACACACGCCACCTCTGCCTCCAGTGACCTCACCTGTAAGGTCTGCCGCCAGGTGTTTGAGAGCATGCCGGCGTTActggagcacttgagcacgcacacTGGTCGGCCCCCTCCGGGGACTGTGGTACGAGAAAGGAAGCATCAATGCGAGCGGTGCGGCCGACGCTTCTTTACCCGCAAGGATGTAAGGCGCCATGCTGTGGTACACACTGGCAGACGGGACTTCCTTTGTCCACGTTGTGCTCAACGCTTTGGCCGTCGGGATCACCTCACCCGACACCTGAAGAAGAGCCACGCGCAAGAGTTGGATGCCCTGCCAACATTGCCCATTAAAGAAGAGCCCAGTCCCACCATGTGCTCTGTCGGATCTCCAAAGGACGTCACTGAGGCATTTCCGATGGCAATGTTCAACTCGCAAGGCCTTCAGAGCGCATCTACCTCAGGGGTCAGTCACCATCATCACGGGATGGTGTCTGGCCCCCTGTCCAGCCCAGTGGGTATGGGCTGCTACCTCGAGCCAAACAAGCCTCCGCCGCAGCAGTACCAGCAGACACCCAGATATCAGCCCAGCTCCACTACCTCATATCTGAAAGCAGAGATGGAGAACTTCCTGACTGAACTCCAGTGTGGGCCAATGCCTCCGCAGGCAGCTGTGGCGACTGCCGTCTCCCGGCCCGGGGACCTCCTTCCTGAGAGTTTGGGAGGTCAGAGTGCGCATTTCACCCTCAGGAACTCCGCGTTCACCTCCGCCGAGCCGCCCGCCAGCTCTGCCAACATGGACCTTTCACATCTGCTGGGCTTCCTGCCGTTCGGTCTGCCTCCTTACAGCACTCCTTTGGGATACTCCACCACCTCGGCTGCCCCCGCCGTGTCCCCGAGCCCTACCTCGCAGCTCTCTGGGCCTCTTACCTCATTTCAGCCACAGTCACTGCATGAGCCTCAGGCTGCAGGGCACTTAAACCAGCTCTCTGGTTTCTCTCCCACTCTACCTCGATTCCATCAGGCCTTCCAGCAATGATCCACTACCAACAACCTGTCCGAAACAAAAGCCCCGTTGCATCATTGCCAAGTAGCATATAGGTAATGAACTGGAGACGGTAAAGTGAAGTGGATGCGAGGTCTTCAAATGTAGAAATAGACAAGATGATCGCTAGAATAGATGGAGGTTTGCTTTTAGAGTAGTTTTAACTTTGTGGATTTTCCTAGAGGGTCTTCCGAGTAACTGTTTTGTAGTGATAAAAGAAACATATACTGAAAGGTTAGAAAAGAAATACCTCAATATTTTTTGTCAAGAAGGAAAATAATGCTGTTTCAGTGTTCTCTCCGTTGTATAATGaagcactttttttatttttttatcaacgGCACTTCAATGACTGAAGGTGTGGTCACATTTATCGTCACTTATGAAATTTCAGCTGTTTGATAATATTGTCTGAGATAGGCCATGCAAATGTTGCAAAGCATTTGCTGAGGGTagaggcgacatggtggctcagtggttagtactttcacctcacagcaaagagGTCTCTGGTTTGAACCCTGgatgggtcaattggcatttctgtgtggagtttgcatgatctccccgtgttcgagtgggtttcctccaagtgcttcagtttcccctacGTCTGAAGACATGCGGTATGTGGTCCACCCTGAAGATAACTTGtctaatagaataaaaaaaaatgcagaaaataaattacaaatacttcCTTTCCTCCTTAAACCAAGAAACAGGAGAAAAATCACTTGAAAATAAATGGCACTCAGCCCCTACAGTGTTCAGTTTACTGCTTCATAGTACAAAATTGGTGTTACCACAGTCACTACAAAGAGGTGAGAGAAGAAAGATGGAGGGTACCTTAAATAAAGTTGTCCTTCTCCCACTGCTCAAGATCTAAATCCGTCAGTCTCCGTTTTAAAAGATGCTGTGTTCTCCAAGCACCAACCACAGTGCATGCCTGTGGCACGTTCAGTCAAGTAGGGCGACTTGGAAAGAGGAcaggagagagagaaacacagcagcacagaaaagACAACCCACCAATATGCTCAGGCATAACAAGATAAATTGGATGAACAAAATTGGTCCGTGTATTAATGTTAGAGTTTACGGATGTTACCCAGTgaccggaagggcatctgctgtgtaaatagcTGGAATgtgcatatgctggaatagttatcAAGTTCCCGCTATGGCGAACCTTaaatgactaagctgaaggaaaatgaatgaatttgacaaGGGTGCTTTTATACATGACTCCGTTCATGCAAAGCCAAGCCTGCATCCAAATACTATTGAACTGATCACCACTTCAGTGTCTACATTTGTGTTAAGTGCAGTTTTTAGGAAGTCACGGAAATGTGCAGAAACCCCAAACTTCAAGAGCATTTCTGTTATAGATATTGAAACTAGAAGAGAGGCTGTTTTTTCACTCCGCTTACCTACAAATCCTGATGGTAGTAGCGATTCAACTTGCAACCAGAAACAAGCTAGACCAACTCGTATGTTATCAATAGCAACTGACTTACTTGATATAGTGTGATTGTGTTCATATTGAGGTTACCCCGAATCCCTGAACCTGTATGCCAGACGACAGAAAACTTTGAAAGTGACTTTTGCATAAGCTGGTCTTCACTTTTCAACACTTAACTGTTTTTAGCCCAAAAACCTGCCGAAAAATGTGTCCACACCACACCCAGTCAAGTTGAACTGTGGTCTTAGATGTTCCTCTCAGCTCACGGTCACACAACACAAAAAACCTACCTCTTTAAGCTGAATCTTGTCATGAAAAGGATTCAGTGGTTTGACAAGAAATGAAGCAAATCCTCATGCGAATAGCATGAAGAACATGATCTcatttttgatgtttttctttctttataggTTGCTCTACAGGTTTAGTTAGGGTTAGTTCTACAGAAAATTTGTAGAATCAGGAGATTAATTAGCATTTAATTCATTAGCTTGTGTTGATTTTAGCCTTTAGGTAAAATTTGTAGGTGCTTTGGTTGTTCACATCCTTAATGCTAATGAAAGGACTCGCTCGTCTCCTGTAAATCCCCCATCTCTCTCCGTTCATTCCAGAGTATTTTGTAAGTGAGAAGAGAAAGTATTAATTATTCTGGAATTGAAAAATCATAATGATTAGTGAATATTTGTATAAAATTACATAACCCATCCTGACAAATTCCCATTATGGGAACTAAGTAAAATATaacaacttttttgttttgtttaatgatAAAGATCATATGTGTGCCCTGAATATCTCTATAGAAAGTATAGTGGACAAATAATTTTACTTGCAAAAATTTCACACTATGAAATTTGCTCATTGTTTTGGAGTTTCAGGCTAAATAAGCTTAGCACAAGCCCTGCTATTGCTGAAGCACTTCATGTACTTCTCCAAGCAAAACCCAGGagcactgtcagaaaaaaaaagtgttatatcATGTAAATTTGAATGGCATTTTAGCACTGCCTCACTATTGTTTTGACTCAGTGTTACATTCATCAGTGACCTAAAAGGTGACTGACGGTGTATGTTGTCAAGTCCGTTTTGTTTAAGCCAAACGAAGGACTGAATTCACTTGATGAGTTTATTCTGTTAATCACATTTTGTTCATGAGCATTTCCCTCTTTGGCCGAACTCAAATGAAGCTGGCAACTCAACTCAACTGTGATGTATTGGACTCAGACTGATCTACCTCAGTGAGATGCACTCTGTGCACAGCTGTACTGTACCTTTAGTGAGAAATGTAAAGTTTCAGAGGCTGTTTAGCGCGAGTAAACAGGTGCTTTACATCTTTAAAATTTCCAAGCATTGGCATTTTTTGTTCCGAGGACtgtttgttttcattctgaaagcAGAAGTGGGTGAGTGCGAGATGGCGTATGCAGAAAGAAACAATGTTGAGGATGAATTAAGAAATAAAGTATCTTGTAGATTTTGAGTCATGGTGTGTTTCATGCTTTAATAATTACTCTCAGTAAAATAGTCactaaaatgacatttattgGTTATCGTGTCTATTACAAGAAATATTCAAGTAAATATAAATCACCATGCTATATTTAATGTTACagaatgttttttatatatataataatgatataaataatagaaaatattattgataataataaaattccttacattttataaagtgaaatttttttttcttttttctaaaaaCTGAAAGCGTGTTACActttttgggggaatctcctcatcctccctagtgtgcagcatccacctaaaTGATGCTACGGCTgctatattgcgccagaccgcacacaaGCTAATTGGTGCAGagaagagtgatgaagccaattatgatatagggatggttaggaggccagtgggcaaatttggcagTGTTTCAAGGACATCCTAGTATTTTCAACGTCTTTTAacatctcattcgaaagacggcaTCCACTGatagtgtagtgtccccttcactatactggggcattaggacacaaacagaccgcaggttgagcgcccctgctGTTCTCACTAACGCCACTTCCAGCGgcaacctagctttctcatgtggtctcccatccaggtactgacatccaggtagcttcagtgggcaaccatgtgagagttgcagagcgCTAGCTGCCAGTGATGCAAACTAATCACACACAACATTTCCTTTAGttattcaaacatttatttacacctatTTTGTTACTCAACGGGAATCGCTTCTTGTTTTATGAATATTACACAATCATTACattcaatttaaatata
The nucleotide sequence above comes from Danio rerio strain Tuebingen ecotype United States chromosome 23, GRCz12tu, whole genome shotgun sequence. Encoded proteins:
- the plagx gene encoding pleomorphic adenoma gene X isoform X1, encoding MYHGKDQLNGHLQTHDPNKQELRCEECGKHYNTRLGLRRHVATHATSASSDLTCKVCRQVFESMPALLEHLSTHTGRPPPGTVVRERKHQCERCGRRFFTRKDVRRHAVVHTGRRDFLCPRCAQRFGRRDHLTRHLKKSHAQELDALPTLPIKEEPSPTMCSVGSPKDVTEAFPMAMFNSQGLQSASTSGVSHHHHGMVSGPLSSPVGMGCYLEPNKPPPQQYQQTPRYQPSSTTSYLKAEMENFLTELQCGPMPPQAAVATAVSRPGDLLPESLGGQSAHFTLRNSAFTSAEPPASSANMDLSHLLGFLPFGLPPYSTPLGYSTTSAAPAVSPSPTSQLSGPLTSFQPQSLHEPQAAGHLNQLSGFSPTLPRFHQAFQQ